The Vicinamibacterales bacterium genome contains the following window.
CGCCAGCGCGGAGACACGCCCCGAGAAATTGCCGGAACCGCTCGCGCCGCCTTCGGTCGTGCTCGAGGGGCCGAGGCTGATCCATGCCGTCCCGGCGGGCTGCGCGCCGCGATATGCGACGCCGCGATAGACCCAGTAACGCGCCGCGGACGCGCGCGCGACTTCGACCGAGCCGGGCACGCCGGGGAAGGCCTGTTCGTAGGCCCGCAGATCCTCGAAGCCCAGAGGAGAGAACGCGTCCGGTTTTTCGGCAGCCTGGCCTGGAGCGGGCTGCTGGACGAACGAGTCGGTGGCGCCGGCCGTCACGAGCAGCGCCACGATTACGACGGCCCTGCCGGCTTTCATGCGCCGGAGGGTATCACTTCAGCTTCAGCGCGGCCATCGGATCCACCCGCGCCGCCGTCCGCGCCGGCCACCACGACGCGGCAAGCGCGGCGCCGCCGAGCAGCGTTGCCGCACCCGCGAACAGCGCCGGGTCGAAGGCGCGCAGCCCGAAGAAGATCGACGAGAGAAAGGCGGTGGCGGCGAACGCGAGGAGCAGTCCCGCGCCGACGCCAATCGACACGAGGCGCAGCGCGCTGCCGAGAATGAGCTGCAGGATCGCGCGCGGCGTTCCGCCGAGGGCGGCGCGGATTGCGATCTCGCGATGGCGCTCGGCGACGGTCAGCGACATCACGCCGAAGACGCCGAGGGCGGCGACCAGCAGGGCGACCGCGCCCAGCGACCCGAGCACGAACCCCTGCAGCCGGCGATCCTCCGCGTATGCGCGATAGGTCCCGTCCATCGTGTGCACCGTGACGGCAACGGCGGGGTCGACGCCGGCCGCCGCGGTGCGCACCGCGTCCACGGCTGCGGACGACTCGCCGGCGGTCCGCACGACGAACGCCACGTCACGGCCGTTCGGCAGCGTGTAGTACATCTGGCTCTCGGGCGGGCCGGGGAGCGCGCGCTGCGCGACGTCACCGACGACGCCGACGACGGTGAACCAGGCCGAGGGATTCGCGGCCCCGGGCAGGCGCAAACGAGCGCCGATCGGATCGCGATCGGGCCAGTGCCGGCGCGCCATGGTCTCGTTGATGATGACGGACGCGCTTCGCTCGTCGCGAGCTTCGCGCGCGGTGAAGGCGCGCCCGCGGCGAACCGGGATCCGCATCGCGTCGAAGTAATCCGCGTCCACGAACCGGAACGTCGCGGCGGGCGGCGACGCGGTCGCGGTCCATCCCTCCACGATGAAGCCCGTCGCCGGCACGTTGCGATCGACGAGCGGTGCATGGCTGATCGCGGAGACCGCCGAGACGCCGGCGACCGCCGCCAGCCGCGCCCGCATCGAATCCACCAGATCCATCCGCAGCGCCGTCGAGTCGAACCGGGCGTCGGGCAGCGGCGCGCGCACGACGACGAGGCCGGCGCGCTCGAAGCCGGGGTGCACATCGTCCATGGCGAGCGCGCTGGTCACGATGGATGCCCCGCCGGTGACCAGGCCGAGCGAGAGCGCCACCTGCGCGGCGACCATCGCGCCGCGCAGCCGCGCGCGGCGGCGCGACCCGGACGCCTGCTGATCCTCCTGGAGCACACCCCGGATGTCGACGCGGGACGCGCCGATCGCGGGCGCGACACCGAGGATGGTCGAGGTCGCCGCGGCGGCGGCAAAGGCGAACGCCACGACCCGGGCGTCGATGGAGAACGTCAGCCAGCTCGCGCCGCCCGGCTTGCCGAGGGTATTGACGAACAGATCGGTGCCCCAACTCGCGACCAGCACGCCGAGCGCGCCGCCGGCGACCGCGAGGAGCGCGCTTTCGGTCATCACCTGCCGCACCAGCCGCCAGCGCGCCGCGCCGATCGCCGCGCGGACTGCCAGCTCGTGCCGCCGGCCGCTGACGTACGCCAGCAGCAGGCCCGCGAGATTCGCGCACGCGACGACGAGCACGACGCCGGACGCGAGCAGCAGGATCAGCGCCGCGTCACGCTGCTTCGAGCCGAGGACGGCGTCCCGCAGCGGGCGCGCCGCGATCGTCCACGCGCGGTTGTCCGGGGCGCCGCCGGTCTGCGACGGTTCCAGTCCGGCGAGTGCCGCCGCGGCTTCGGCGGGCGGGACGCCGTCGCGCAGCCGCGCCGCGACGTCCACGCCGCGCCGCGCGTCGCGCCGCAGCGTCAGCCAGATCCGCGCGTCGGCGGGAAACGCGAAACCGGCAGGGGCGATACCGACGATGGTGTGGGGCACGCCGTCGATCGCGATCGACGCGCCGAGCGCCGCGTCGCTGGCGCCGAAGCGTCCGGTCCACAGATCGTGTCCGATGACCGCAACCGGTGACGTGTCGCCGTCGCCGATCGAGCGGCCGCGCAGGAGCGGCGTCCCGAGCAGCGCGAACAGATCGCCGGAGACTTCCGCCCCGGCCGCCTGCACCGCGCCCCCCTCGCCGCTCAGCGTGACAGGGCGCGCGACGTACGCCACCGCCTCGGCGATGCCGGCCGCCTCGCGCACGGAGATGAACTGTTCGACGGTGAGTCTCGATCGGACCGCCGCGCCGCGCGCGGCGCGGTCCACGGCGACCAGGCGATCGGCGTCCGCGAACGGCAGCGGCCGCAGGGCCACGCCGTTCAGGATTGAAAAGAAGGTCGTCGTCGCGCCGATGCCCAGGGCGAGCGTCGCCAGGACGATCGCGCTGAACGCCGGACGGCGGGCGAGTTGACGGAGAGCGACGCGAACGTCCTGACTGATGCCATGCACGCCGCCATCATACCCGGCCGTTGCGCCGCCCGCGACCGCGCCCCTCCGCATCGGATCGGCCGACGGCGGCATCCGACAGATCGAGCGCGATCGCGATGCCGGCCTCGTACCCCGAGGCGCGCCGGGCGGGCTGCAGCAGGAGCTGGTCGCCGGCCTGGCGATAGATGCCGTCGCGCTGATTGATCGTGTCGCGGCGCCCGTTCGCCGCATACGGCTCGCGCGCGTGGATCTCGTCGTTCAGGGTCTCGGGAAAGAACAGCTGCGACGTGTACTCCCGGCGGCGGGCGCGGAGGCTCGATCAGTCGGCGTTCAAGGCTGCCGACGGATTCGTCCGCGTCGCGCCCCGCGACGCCCACAACGTCGTCGCGAGCCCGGCGCCGATCAGGAGCACCGACGCGGTTCCGTACGTGAGCGGATCGAAGGCCACGATCCCGAAGATCCGCGACTGCAGGACGCGCGACACCAGCACGCCGCCCGCGAGACCGGCGACCGCGCCGATCGCGAGCAGCCGGACGCCTTCGCGAAGAAACATCGCGAGCACGTTGCGCGCGGTGGCGCCGAGCGCGACCCTCACGGCCACTTCCTTGTGGCGCTGCTGCACCGCATATGCGGTCACCCCATAGATGCCGAGCAGGGCCAGAAATGCGGCGATGGCGGCGAACGACGTCAGCATCATGGTCAGGAATCGCGTCCCGGCCAGCGTGCGGTCTTCCGCCGAGACGAGCCGCGGCGGATCGACGACCGCGTCTCGATCCAGATCGGCAGCCGCCTTGCGCAGCGCCTCGAACAGGGCAGGGGTCGCCGCCCCGGTCCGGACGTAGAAGGTTCCGAACCGCCCCTCGGGCAGCCGCGGCATGTACAAATCGCCTTTCGCTTCGTCGCCGTACGCCTGCCGCACGTCGCGAGCCACACCGACGACCGTCCGCCATTCCGTCGAGCGCGGTCCGGACGGCGTCTGGTCGACGAAGCGCAGCCGGCGTCCCACCGCTGTGCCGTCCGGCCAGAGGCGCTGCGCCAGCGACGCGCTGACGATGGCGAGCGGCGCGGCCGCCGACACTTCGTCGGCCGAGAACGGACGTCCTTGTTGGAGCGCAATGGCAAACGCCGAGAAATAGCCGCTGCTCACGAAGACGGTTCCCCCCATCGCGGTGCCGGCGCCGTCCGCTTCGACGAGGCGATCGGGCGGCGCGACGTAGGGCGGCCAGCTGCTGTAGGCGGTCACCGCACCGGTCGCTTCCGTGACGCGCCGTTCGAATTCCGCCTTGAAGGCCAGGTAGCTCGCGGGATCGGGATGGTTGCGCGCGCGCAGTACCACGCGGGAGCGCACGAGACCGTCGGGATCGAAGCCGAGATCGGTCGACACCATCGCGATCAAGCTGCGCACCATGAGGCCGCAGGCGACCAGGAGCACGAGCGAGCCGGCGACCTCGAAGGCGATCAGTCCGCCGCGCAGCCGCCGCATCGGCCGGCCGCCGCTGACGCCCCGCCCGGACTGGCGCAGCGCGTCGGTCAGCGCGCGCCCCCCAGGAACGAGCGATGACGCGAGCGGCGCGAGCGAGATTGCGACTGCGGCCAGCAACCCCGCTGCGGCGACGGCGAGGAGAACGGTGGCATCGATCTGGATTCCCGCGGCATTGGGGGCCTGGCGTCCGAGCTGCGTTTCGATCAGCGGCGCCAGCGTGCCCAGCGAGAGCGCGGTCAGCCCGAGACCGCCGGCCAGTCCGGCGCCCGAAAGCAGCGCCGTCTCCGCCATGAGCATGCGCGCGATCTGCGTCCAGCCCGCGCCGAGCGCGAGCCGGACCGCCACTTCGCGCCGGCGCTGCATCGCGCGGAGCAGCATGAGCACGGCGACGTTCGCACACACGATTACCAGGACGAGCGCCACCGCAATCACCACGCCGAGCAGCACGGGCCGCACGCTGCCGACCCATCGTTCGTGCGCCGATTCGAGCTGCACGCCGGTCCAGCCGGCGGGAATCGGCGACGTCGCGGCGGCGCGCGCGGCGTCGGTGATCCGCCGCTCGGCGACCGCCGGAAGCACGCCCTGGCGCAGCTTGACCATGTAGGCGCGAATCGGCGCCGCCTGTGTCACGAGCAGGTCGACCCCGGTGCGCGCTTCGCGGCCGTAGTAGAAGTCCGGCTCCAGCACCCCCGCAATGCGGAAGGTCTCCGGCGCACCCGGGCGGGATTCCGCTTCGGCCAGAATCACTCGTCCGATCGCACCCGGATCCGCGCCGAAGCGCTCGCGCCACAGCGCGTGACCGATCAACGCGGCGGGCTCGCCGCCCGCGGCGAAATCGTGCGGCTGCAGCGTGCGCCCCGACACGACCCGCACCCCCAGCCCTTCGACGAACCCGTGCGTCACGCGCAGGGCGCGGAGCGACGTCGAGAACCCGCCATCGCTGACGTGGAACGTCTCGCCCGCCGACGCGATCGGATGCTCGACGACATCGGCGACGGCGGTCCAGTCGAGCGCCGTCATCCCGCGCGGCTCCCACGGCCCTGGCGGCGCGTAGCGCAGGTGATAGATCCGACCGGCGTCGCGATAGGGCAGCGAGCGAATCAGATACGCATTGACGACGGACACGGCCGACGCCGCAAGGGCGAGGCCGACCGAAAGCGATGCGACCGCGGCAAGCGTGAAGGCCGGGGTGCGTCGAAGTCCACGCGCGGCGTACAGCCAGTTCATGCCGGAAGGGTATACCCGTTCCGGCGGCGTGTCAGTCGGTCTAGAAGAACAGCTTGACGGCGAACTGCATCAGCCGCGGCGGACCCGCGGACAGGATGCGGCCGAAGCTGGGGGAGTTGAGATCCGCCACCGGCAGCCCGAAGTTGGCGTGATTCGCGAGGTTGAACACCTCGGCGCGGATCTGCAGCCGCGTCTGCCGCACCAGCGCCACGTCGCGCACGAGCGCGAGGTCGACGTTGGTGTACGCGGGGCCGCGCGCGATGTTCCGGCCGGCGTTGCCGAACTGGCCCGCCTGCGTCTGGATGCTCAGGCGCTCGAACGCCGAGCGGCTCAACCACGCGTTCACCGTATGCGGACCCGCGTTCGGGTCGCCGACGAGATTCGGCCGGCTGGCGGGGAACCCGGAGATGGGCGGACTGTTCGCCTGCAGCGCGACATTGGCGGAGTCCGAGACGGTGAACGGCGTCCCCGAGTTGTGCGAGGCCGCCACGTTCAGCTGCCAGCCGTTGATCACCGCCCGCATCGCCGCCGGTGCGCTGCGGGACACCGGCACCATCCACGTCGCGCTGGCCACGAGCCGATGGCGCGCGTCGAACAGCGACGGCCCCCACTCCGCTTCGAGATCGAACGGGTTCTGCGCGAGGTCGTTCTCACCGGCGAGCGGACGGGCCGCCGCGCCGGAGAGATTCATCGCCGACAGATGGTCGTACGACCGCGAGTACCAGTAGGACGCGTTGAACCCCAGCGTCCCGCCGAAGCGCCGCGACACGCTCACCTGCGCCGCGTCGTAGCGCGATCGCGCGACGCTGCGCAGCATCGCCACGGTCGACAGCGCGCACGCGCTCCCGTCCGCCGGACAGTTCCCGTAGATGCGCCGCCGGTCGGCGTTCTGCGCCGTCGCCCCGGGTCCGAAGACCGCAGGATTCGCTTCGACGTTGCGCGGCAAGTGCTTCCCGCGCGCGCCGACGTACCGCAGTTCGACGACGTAGCGATCGAGCATGGAGCGCTGGACGCTCGCGTTCCAGTTGTGCACGCGCGGCGGCTTCGCCTCGGGATCGAGGGCGAAGAGCGTCGACGGCCGCACGAACGTGTCGGGCGCCGTCGGCGGGCGGCCGAGAAACGGATTCTGGAAGTTCAGGCCGGCGCCGCTGAATTGCACGAACTGCGCCCACGGCGTACTGCTGATCGCAATCTGCGACGTCGTCCCGGCGCCGTTCTGGAACTGATCGTAGAACAGGCCGTAGGCGGCGCGGATCGACCACACGCCGGCGCCGTTGGGATCCCAGGCGACGCCGGCCCGCGGCATGAGCGCGTGGATGCCGTCGGCGATGCCGCGGCCGATTCCCGGATCGCCGGGGAAGACGAGCCCGAGCGGCGCGTCCGGCCTGACGGTGGACTGCACGCCGGGGACGAAGCCGTTCAACCGGTCGTCTGCCTCGGTGAACGGGTTGATGCGCTCGTAGCGCAGCCCGTAGTTGAGCGTGAGGCGCGGCGTGGCGCGCCACTCGTCCTGCAGGTACGCGGATGCGCTCCAGACCGCAACCGCGCGGCCGAAGTCGCCGAGGCCCTGGTAGAACGTGACCGGCGCGCCGAGCAGGAGGTTGGCGATCGCGTTGTTGGTCGGGAACGTCCCCGCGAACACGAAGAAGGCGTTCGGCGCGATCGTCTGCACCATGTCGATGCCGGTGCGGCGGAACTCGCCACCCGTCTTGATCAGGTGCGCGCCGTTCGTCCACGCGACGCCGTCCTGGATCTCGAACGTCGTCTGCGTCGAGTTGCGCGGGCCGGTGATCGCGCCGCCGATCGGCGAGTAGCCGCTGATGTTGAAGAACGGCGGTCCCTGGCCCACGTCGTTGGACGAGTTGTAGCCGAAGCCGAGCGCGGACGGCGGATTGCGATTCAGCCGCTGATCGAAGAAGAACGCGTGCCGCATCCAGCTGCCGCGGAGCGAATTGGTCAGCGACGGCGACAGGATCCGCGTGTTCGAGATCGTCGTGTGATGGGTCGAGTAGTCGTCGCGGGTCGGAAACCCCGGCACGTCGGTGCCGCGGACCGAAATGGGATTGATGTTGTGGCCGCCGGAATACGCATACCGCCCGAAGAGCTGATTCTCCGGCGACAGGTTGACGTCGAACCGGCCCCCGGCCTGGTTCGAGACGTTCCGCACCACCACCGTCTCGCGATAGAGCGATGGCGAGACGTTGCCTTGCGGGTAGAGACTGAGGACGCTGCGGGCGACGGGATTGATTGCCGCGTCCGGGATCCTGTTGCCGGGGAAGGGGACGCCGCCGGCCGCCAGGTTCAGCAGCGGCACGCCGAGCCCCGAGAAGTCGCCGAGACGCTCCTGCGCGGTCGGCACCGTCGCCGTCGTCGTCAGCCCCTGGGTGTTGCGGAACCCCTCGTAGTAGCCGAAGAAGAGCGCGCGCTCGGGCGAGAGCGGTCCGCCGATCGTGCCGCCGAACTGGTGCTGCTCGAGCGGCTCGACCTTCTCGGAGAAGTAATTCCTCGCATCGAAGGCGTCGTCGCGCACGAACTCGTAGAGCGATCCGTGCAGCTGGTTGGTGCCCGAGCGCGTGACCACGCTGGTCGTCGCGCCGGCAGTGCCGCCGTACTCGGCCGGCGCCGTCTGGGTGAGGATGCGGAACTCGGCGATCGCTTCGACCGGCAGCTTGAGCGCATAGCCGCCGTCCATGCGGTTCTGGTTCTGCGCGCCGTCGACGAGATACATGTTCTGCTCGGGCCGCATCCCGTTCACCGCGTACGCCTGTCCCTGCCGCAGGCTGCCGCCGGCGGTCGCCACGCCGGCGGGGAGCGGCGCGACGCCGGTCTCGAGCAGACCGAGCTGGGTGAAGTTGCGTCCGTTCAGCGGCAGATCAACCAGTTCGCGCCCGGTGATGACGCGGCCGAGGACGTTGGTGGTCGTATCGACCAGCTGCGCTCCGCCCGACACCTTCACCGTCTCGCTCAGCGACGAGAGTTCGAGCTGCGCGTTGACGCGCACGCTCTGGCTGACGCTCACGTCGATCGCGTCGCGAACCAGCGTCGTGAAGCCAGGCGCCTGCATGGTGACGGTGTAGCGGCCGACCGGCAGCAGAAGAATCCGATAGAAGCCGTCCGCCCCGGTCTCCGCGTCCTTGGCGAGTCCGGTTCCGGCGTTGACGGCGGTGACGCGCGCCCGCGGCAGCGGCGCGCCGGTGGCGTCGGTGATGGTGCCCTCGACGGCGCCGGTGGGATCCTGCGCTCGCGCGTCGCGCGCGAACACCACGAGTGCCGCGAGGGCCGCAGCCACGAGCAGAGGTCTCGGTACCATGCACTCCTCCCGACGAATCGCCCCGGAGCGCGCATGATACCGGAGATTCTGACGTTGCGTGACGAAGCCGACGATCGGGGAGGTCAGCGGTAGAGCAGGAACGGCTTGCGGCTCTCGGCGAAGGCCGCGGCCTCGCGATCCCATTCGTCGAGGAGCGCCGGCAGCCGTCCTCCTTCAATCGCCAGCCGCACCTCGTCCGAGCCGGTCAGCCGATCGATCGACGGTCCCCACGAGAAGTCCTTCGGGTACAGCCGCCGGATTTCCGCGATCAGAATCAGCGCGGTGCGCACCGGACGGTAGGCGCGGGGATCCGTGATCACGAACCTGACGCCGGGGATCGTCATCCCCTTGAACTTCGCCGCGGTCGGCGCGACCGTCATCGTGATCGCCTCGAAGCGGACGCCCGGGAGTCCCTTCTCGTTCATCAGCTTCACGACTTCGGGCGCGAAGAGCCAGGACGCGCCGATCTGCTCGAACGGCCGATCCGTGCCGCGACCCTCGGTCAGGTTCGTTCCCTCGAAGTACACCGAACCGGGATAGCTCGTCAGCGCCGCCAGCGAGCGCAGGTTCGGCGACGGATTGACGAACGGAAGCCCGGTCTCGTCGAGCCACTGCGACCGCTTCCAGTTCGCGGCGCGCACGACGATCAGATTCGCGCCGATGCCGTGCTGCCTGTTGAACAGCGTCGCCAGCTCGCCCACGGTCATCCCGTGCCGCGCCGGGATGGGGTACATGCCGACGAACGACCTGAACCTCGGATCGAGCAGCGCCCCTTCGACGATCTCGCCGCCGATCGGGTTCGGGCGATCGAGGACGACGAACGGAATCCCCTTGCGCGCCGCCGCCTGCATCGACAGCGCCATCGTCGACACGTAGGTCCACGTCCGGCCGCCGACCTCCTGCAGGTCGTAGAGGATCGCGTCGACGTCCTTCAGCATCTCCGGGGTGGGGCCGCGGTCCTCGGACGCGTACAGCGAGTAGATCGGAATGCCGGTCTTCGCGTCGACGTCGTCGGCGATCTTCTCTCCCGCGGCGGCGGTGCCGCGGATGCCGTGTTCCGGCGCGAGCAGCGCCACGAGCTTGACGTCCTTGCTCGCGGCGATCAGGTCGATGTCCGGCACCTTCTCGCGGTTGACGGCGCTGTAGTTGGTGATCAGCGCGACGCGCTTGCCGCGGATCGCGCGCGGGACGTCGGACAGGAAGACGTCGATGCCGGGAAGCACCGTCGCCGCGCCGGCAACCGCCGCCGCGGCGGCAAAGACGAGCGGAATGACTGACATCGCTGGTTCTCCGCAGGTTATCGGATGATGCGCAGCGTACCGGGCGTCGGCGGCGGTCCGACGATCCTCAGGACGACTCCGCGGCTGTAGCTGACGACGAACAACTCGCCCCCCGCGTCGATGCCGAACGAACTGACCCCGGCGAGCTGCGCCGCGCCGCCGAGCTCGGCGGTGTGCTCGCGCAGATCCGACGCGCGCCCCTCGCCGCCGCCGTCGGCCGTCAGCGCGATCGACCATACGCGGCTGCGGACGAAATCGGCGAAGAAGTACCTGCCGCGAAACGCCGCGCCGAGCGCCGTCCCGCGATACACGTAGCCGCCGGTAATCGAGCTGCCCTGCGAATGATCGTACTCGTGGATCGGATCGATCAGCGGCGTGAAGGCGGGCGGCCGCGAGGTCACGT
Protein-coding sequences here:
- a CDS encoding ABC transporter permease, with the protein product MHGISQDVRVALRQLARRPAFSAIVLATLALGIGATTTFFSILNGVALRPLPFADADRLVAVDRAARGAAVRSRLTVEQFISVREAAGIAEAVAYVARPVTLSGEGGAVQAAGAEVSGDLFALLGTPLLRGRSIGDGDTSPVAVIGHDLWTGRFGASDAALGASIAIDGVPHTIVGIAPAGFAFPADARIWLTLRRDARRGVDVAARLRDGVPPAEAAAALAGLEPSQTGGAPDNRAWTIAARPLRDAVLGSKQRDAALILLLASGVVLVVACANLAGLLLAYVSGRRHELAVRAAIGAARWRLVRQVMTESALLAVAGGALGVLVASWGTDLFVNTLGKPGGASWLTFSIDARVVAFAFAAAAATSTILGVAPAIGASRVDIRGVLQEDQQASGSRRRARLRGAMVAAQVALSLGLVTGGASIVTSALAMDDVHPGFERAGLVVVRAPLPDARFDSTALRMDLVDSMRARLAAVAGVSAVSAISHAPLVDRNVPATGFIVEGWTATASPPAATFRFVDADYFDAMRIPVRRGRAFTAREARDERSASVIINETMARRHWPDRDPIGARLRLPGAANPSAWFTVVGVVGDVAQRALPGPPESQMYYTLPNGRDVAFVVRTAGESSAAVDAVRTAAAGVDPAVAVTVHTMDGTYRAYAEDRRLQGFVLGSLGAVALLVAALGVFGVMSLTVAERHREIAIRAALGGTPRAILQLILGSALRLVSIGVGAGLLLAFAATAFLSSIFFGLRAFDPALFAGAATLLGGAALAASWWPARTAARVDPMAALKLK
- a CDS encoding ABC transporter permease, encoding MNWLYAARGLRRTPAFTLAAVASLSVGLALAASAVSVVNAYLIRSLPYRDAGRIYHLRYAPPGPWEPRGMTALDWTAVADVVEHPIASAGETFHVSDGGFSTSLRALRVTHGFVEGLGVRVVSGRTLQPHDFAAGGEPAALIGHALWRERFGADPGAIGRVILAEAESRPGAPETFRIAGVLEPDFYYGREARTGVDLLVTQAAPIRAYMVKLRQGVLPAVAERRITDAARAAATSPIPAGWTGVQLESAHERWVGSVRPVLLGVVIAVALVLVIVCANVAVLMLLRAMQRRREVAVRLALGAGWTQIARMLMAETALLSGAGLAGGLGLTALSLGTLAPLIETQLGRQAPNAAGIQIDATVLLAVAAAGLLAAVAISLAPLASSLVPGGRALTDALRQSGRGVSGGRPMRRLRGGLIAFEVAGSLVLLVACGLMVRSLIAMVSTDLGFDPDGLVRSRVVLRARNHPDPASYLAFKAEFERRVTEATGAVTAYSSWPPYVAPPDRLVEADGAGTAMGGTVFVSSGYFSAFAIALQQGRPFSADEVSAAAPLAIVSASLAQRLWPDGTAVGRRLRFVDQTPSGPRSTEWRTVVGVARDVRQAYGDEAKGDLYMPRLPEGRFGTFYVRTGAATPALFEALRKAAADLDRDAVVDPPRLVSAEDRTLAGTRFLTMMLTSFAAIAAFLALLGIYGVTAYAVQQRHKEVAVRVALGATARNVLAMFLREGVRLLAIGAVAGLAGGVLVSRVLQSRIFGIVAFDPLTYGTASVLLIGAGLATTLWASRGATRTNPSAALNAD
- a CDS encoding TonB-dependent receptor; translation: MAAALAALVVFARDARAQDPTGAVEGTITDATGAPLPRARVTAVNAGTGLAKDAETGADGFYRILLLPVGRYTVTMQAPGFTTLVRDAIDVSVSQSVRVNAQLELSSLSETVKVSGGAQLVDTTTNVLGRVITGRELVDLPLNGRNFTQLGLLETGVAPLPAGVATAGGSLRQGQAYAVNGMRPEQNMYLVDGAQNQNRMDGGYALKLPVEAIAEFRILTQTAPAEYGGTAGATTSVVTRSGTNQLHGSLYEFVRDDAFDARNYFSEKVEPLEQHQFGGTIGGPLSPERALFFGYYEGFRNTQGLTTTATVPTAQERLGDFSGLGVPLLNLAAGGVPFPGNRIPDAAINPVARSVLSLYPQGNVSPSLYRETVVVRNVSNQAGGRFDVNLSPENQLFGRYAYSGGHNINPISVRGTDVPGFPTRDDYSTHHTTISNTRILSPSLTNSLRGSWMRHAFFFDQRLNRNPPSALGFGYNSSNDVGQGPPFFNISGYSPIGGAITGPRNSTQTTFEIQDGVAWTNGAHLIKTGGEFRRTGIDMVQTIAPNAFFVFAGTFPTNNAIANLLLGAPVTFYQGLGDFGRAVAVWSASAYLQDEWRATPRLTLNYGLRYERINPFTEADDRLNGFVPGVQSTVRPDAPLGLVFPGDPGIGRGIADGIHALMPRAGVAWDPNGAGVWSIRAAYGLFYDQFQNGAGTTSQIAISSTPWAQFVQFSGAGLNFQNPFLGRPPTAPDTFVRPSTLFALDPEAKPPRVHNWNASVQRSMLDRYVVELRYVGARGKHLPRNVEANPAVFGPGATAQNADRRRIYGNCPADGSACALSTVAMLRSVARSRYDAAQVSVSRRFGGTLGFNASYWYSRSYDHLSAMNLSGAAARPLAGENDLAQNPFDLEAEWGPSLFDARHRLVASATWMVPVSRSAPAAMRAVINGWQLNVAASHNSGTPFTVSDSANVALQANSPPISGFPASRPNLVGDPNAGPHTVNAWLSRSAFERLSIQTQAGQFGNAGRNIARGPAYTNVDLALVRDVALVRQTRLQIRAEVFNLANHANFGLPVADLNSPSFGRILSAGPPRLMQFAVKLFF
- a CDS encoding DUF1343 domain-containing protein yields the protein MSVIPLVFAAAAAVAGAATVLPGIDVFLSDVPRAIRGKRVALITNYSAVNREKVPDIDLIAASKDVKLVALLAPEHGIRGTAAAGEKIADDVDAKTGIPIYSLYASEDRGPTPEMLKDVDAILYDLQEVGGRTWTYVSTMALSMQAAARKGIPFVVLDRPNPIGGEIVEGALLDPRFRSFVGMYPIPARHGMTVGELATLFNRQHGIGANLIVVRAANWKRSQWLDETGLPFVNPSPNLRSLAALTSYPGSVYFEGTNLTEGRGTDRPFEQIGASWLFAPEVVKLMNEKGLPGVRFEAITMTVAPTAAKFKGMTIPGVRFVITDPRAYRPVRTALILIAEIRRLYPKDFSWGPSIDRLTGSDEVRLAIEGGRLPALLDEWDREAAAFAESRKPFLLYR